TTAAGTGATATTTTTTGATTTTTGCTTATGGTATTTTGGGAAAATATTGTTATCACTAGAGACTTGCCCTTTTTCCACTATTCTTATTTTTTGTAGTGAACCTGATCTACAACCTTCCCTGTTTCTAACTTCTGAATCGTCAGTTTCGATAAAAAAAACCGCCATACTGACGATTCTATTTGCACTAACTATATAGTGATAATCAAAACTAATCCAAAGTTCAAAGCGGACTAGTAGATTTTATCTACTAACCCGCCTTTAGTTTTTATTATTTTTGCTCTTTACCAACATCAGTATACAAAGAACCAAAAGTGTCGATGCACTAGTCATGCACGACTCACTTGATTAGCTAAGTATTGAACACATACGAATTGCACCTGTGACTAAACTTGTTGTGACCATCATTAATCCGGAGTAATTACACCTGTAGCTGAATTAATTATAGGAGGTGTTACAGCGCCAGTTGCTGCATCTACTTCCCACGTAAAGGAGTGATTTATATTATTTGCAACTTTAAAAGTTGCATTTGAATCTATTAGCGACAATCCAGAGATTAAACCAGTAGTTTCAGCAGATGTAATTGTAACATCTGCTGTTATTGTTCCGTTAGCAACACCAATTGCTACAGCTCTTGAAATCACATCATAAGTCTGTTTGTCAGCATTAATTTTTGCAGTTGTTGTGAATCCTCCAAGTCTAGGAATCGCAATAGCCGCCAATATAGCCAAAATTGCAATAACCACAATCAGTTCAATAAGGGTGAACCCGCCTTTTCTTTTCTTCTGTAACACCTTCATCATGTTTTTTTCCTCCTAAAGAATTGTTTTGTTTTTGTCTATGTTTAATGTCATCCTATTACTGCACCGTTTGCATCATGTCAAACATTGGCAGCATCATTGAGATGACAATAAAACCGATAATTAATGCCATTACGACGATCATTAATGGTTCGATCATTGTTACGAGTCTTTGTATTGCAGCTTCGAGTTCTTCGTCGAAGTAATCTGCTGTTTTTTCGAGCATTTCTTCAAGAGCACCTGACTCTTCACCGATACCTACCATGGAAATGACCATGGGTGGAAAAATGCCGACTTTTTTTAATAAGGAACTTAACTTTTCGCCTTTTTTTATATCTTCTGCAACTTGCGCCAAGCCTTCAATCACCACCATATTGCCTGTGACACTTGCTGATGATTCAAGTGCTTGAATGATTGGTATACCACTTGCCAGTAAAGTGGATAGTGTTCTTGTAAACCTTGAAGTCGCAATTTTCGCAACCGAACTGTTGACAATCGGAATTTTAAATTTCAACTTATCGACCGCACGTTTGCCCTCTTTTGATTTTAAAATCGCTCTACCTAAATAATAAAGGCCTGCCGCTCCAGCAATAAATAAATACCAGTAGGTTTTGAGGGCTGAACTGATTCCCATTAGTATCAGTGTTGGAGTCGGTAAGGGAACACCGGAGCTTTCAAACATGCCTACAAAGGTCGGCATGATAAACACTAAAAGAAAGGTTACCACCACGACTGCCAATACAGATAAAATTGCAGGATAAACCAAGGCGCCTTTGATTTTAGTCTGGATTTTGTTTTCTTTGGTAAAGTGGTCTGACATTCTCATCAATACGCTGTCCAAATTACCGGTAAGTTCACCGGACTCCACCATGTTGATCAGCAATGCAGGAAAAGCATTCGTATGTTTTTTCATCGTGCTAGATAGAATTTCGCCTTTTTGAACGTCAAGTGCCATCTGTTTTACCGCTTTTTTAAGCGTTAAGTTATCCGATTGGCTCTCTAGTACATCCAGTGCTGAAATCAGAGGCATACCTGCGTATAGCATGATGTGCAGTTGTTTACAAAACACGGCGATGTCTTTGGCTTTTACTTTCGGTTGAAAGATGGATAGCTCTGCTAAATCTTTACTTTTAGCTTGCTCCTCTTCAATTTTAACCGGTTTATGTCCTTTTGCACGAATCATTTGAATGACATCGTCTTTTGATTCTGCCTTATAGGTACTGGTTAGCATTTTTCCATGCGTATCGATTTCTTTGCATATGTATAAGCTTGTCACTTGGGCCCCCTTGTATGTTTAATATAGTCCCAATTGCTTGGCTACGTGTTCGGATTCTACTGCGAACTTTTTTAGTGTCAACTCGTCGATGGTCCTTGTCCTGTACAACTCAAGCAGCGACGCGTCCATGGTCTGCATCCCCATCTTGCTTCCTGTTTGAATGACTGTTTGGATCTGGTGCGTTTTGCCTTCTCTGATCAAGTTTCTGATCGCTGGGGTTGCCACCATGATCTCGAGTGCGACCACTCTGCCTAGACCGTTAGCCTTTGGCAACAACTGTTGGGATACAACAGCTTCAAGTACAGACGCCAATTGAACGC
The Fusibacter sp. A1 DNA segment above includes these coding regions:
- a CDS encoding prepilin-type N-terminal cleavage/methylation domain-containing protein, which codes for MMKVLQKKRKGGFTLIELIVVIAILAILAAIAIPRLGGFTTTAKINADKQTYDVISRAVAIGVANGTITADVTITSAETTGLISGLSLIDSNATFKVANNINHSFTWEVDAATGAVTPPIINSATGVITPD
- a CDS encoding type II secretion system F family protein, with amino-acid sequence MTSLYICKEIDTHGKMLTSTYKAESKDDVIQMIRAKGHKPVKIEEEQAKSKDLAELSIFQPKVKAKDIAVFCKQLHIMLYAGMPLISALDVLESQSDNLTLKKAVKQMALDVQKGEILSSTMKKHTNAFPALLINMVESGELTGNLDSVLMRMSDHFTKENKIQTKIKGALVYPAILSVLAVVVVTFLLVFIMPTFVGMFESSGVPLPTPTLILMGISSALKTYWYLFIAGAAGLYYLGRAILKSKEGKRAVDKLKFKIPIVNSSVAKIATSRFTRTLSTLLASGIPIIQALESSASVTGNMVVIEGLAQVAEDIKKGEKLSSLLKKVGIFPPMVISMVGIGEESGALEEMLEKTADYFDEELEAAIQRLVTMIEPLMIVVMALIIGFIVISMMLPMFDMMQTVQ